A genomic region of Podarcis raffonei isolate rPodRaf1 chromosome 13, rPodRaf1.pri, whole genome shotgun sequence contains the following coding sequences:
- the TMEM92 gene encoding transmembrane protein 92, translating into MATWRNQAARLLTCLFAVYREVLTFKGEGNCMNYSCIGSYCTCIEWTMPGWSIGLVTVIGIGVGVGCLTVLFKCCCAICKDPEETDREEVAIHMPTLPPAFAPPVPTAPSQQESMDPPPYSEVAWKLPCYPTPEGQPPAYDNIALDISEPPAYITER; encoded by the exons ATGGCGACATGGCGAAACCAAGCAGCAAGACTACTGACTTGCCTCTTCGCTGTTTACCGGGAG GTTTTGACGTTCAAAGGAGAAGGAAACTGTATGAATTACTC GTGTATAGGCAGCTACTGCACCTGCATTGAATGGACAATGCCTGGCTGGTCCAT AGGTCTCGTCACGGTCATTGGGATCGGCGTGGGTGTGGGCTGCCTGACGGTGCTTTTTAAGTGCTGCTGCGCAATTTGCAAGGACCCGGAGGAGACTGACCGAGAAGAAGTGGCAATACACATGCCCACCTTGCCGCCTGCCTTTGCCCCACCTGTGCCTACAGCTCCTTCACAGCAAGAGAGCATGGATCCTCCCCCCTACAGTGAG GTTGCTTGGAAGCTACCCTGTTACCCAACTCCTGAGGGACAGCCACCTGCTTATGACAACATAGCTCTGGATATCTCCGAGCCTCCTGCATACATAACCGAAAGATGA